A part of Candidatus Moraniibacteriota bacterium genomic DNA contains:
- a CDS encoding AI-2E family transporter: MTKEQYIEAWTKILLHGVVAAITLFFLYFIRDIIIVFFVAIIITASVAPAIERLEMFRIPRMLSVLGVYALIVGVLVTIISLIVPIFSSQMVEFSANVPRYLERISLFVNGIDSFFRIHDVPLDGAAMSSSGESSGTVSGIFSTTVSVFHAIFSVVVIFFLSLYMSFERRGIDKVLRTVTPAEYEERVLYFSRKIQEKIGQWMFGQLLLMAIVFTFYFIGLTALGIPYALLLALLGGLLEMVPYAGPTVAALPAIALGLLVSPWLGAAVVLLYFVIQQIQNHIVVPQVMRRTVGLNPVAVILALLIGAKLAGIAGILLAVPSAAALSVFTDEFLGTRKPAQIEE; the protein is encoded by the coding sequence ATGACCAAAGAACAATACATTGAGGCGTGGACGAAGATCTTGTTGCATGGCGTTGTTGCAGCGATAACGCTTTTTTTCCTGTATTTCATTCGCGATATTATCATCGTGTTCTTTGTGGCGATTATTATTACAGCATCGGTTGCGCCGGCTATTGAGCGACTGGAGATGTTTCGGATCCCGCGCATGCTGAGTGTGCTCGGCGTCTACGCGCTTATTGTTGGTGTTCTCGTCACCATTATTTCGCTTATCGTGCCAATATTCTCAAGTCAGATGGTGGAATTCTCAGCAAATGTTCCGCGCTACCTTGAGAGAATCTCGCTTTTTGTAAATGGCATCGATTCATTTTTTCGTATCCACGATGTGCCTCTTGATGGAGCGGCGATGTCGAGTAGCGGCGAATCATCGGGGACGGTTTCGGGAATTTTCTCGACAACGGTAAGTGTCTTTCATGCGATTTTTTCAGTGGTGGTGATTTTTTTCCTCTCGCTCTATATGTCGTTTGAACGGCGCGGTATCGACAAGGTTCTCCGAACGGTGACACCCGCTGAATATGAGGAGCGCGTACTCTATTTCTCTCGGAAAATTCAGGAGAAAATCGGGCAGTGGATGTTTGGGCAATTGCTTCTCATGGCGATTGTGTTTACGTTTTATTTCATCGGGCTTACCGCACTCGGCATTCCCTATGCGCTTCTCTTGGCGCTTCTTGGTGGTTTGCTGGAGATGGTACCCTATGCCGGTCCAACCGTGGCAGCTCTTCCGGCAATTGCTTTGGGACTTCTTGTTTCGCCCTGGTTGGGTGCGGCGGTTGTTCTTCTCTATTTCGTTATCCAACAAATACAGAATCACATTGTTGTACCGCAGGTCATGCGACGTACGGTAGGGCTCAATCCTGTGGCGGTTATTCTCGCGCTCTTGATTGGCGCAAAGCTTGCGGGGATTGCGGGAATATTGCTCGCGGTTCCTTCGGCAGCAGCACTCTCGGTGTTTACGGATGAGTTCTTGGGAACTCGGAAACCCGCGCAGATTGAAGAATAG
- the rsmI gene encoding 16S rRNA (cytidine(1402)-2'-O)-methyltransferase — MKNMDNFEEEIQIDTEEKSETGMLFVVATPIGNMEDITLRALRILNECDLIICEDTRVAKKLFFRHNVSKPLLAIPQRAADEKIRRVLDVLRTGKNVALTTDAGTPGVSDPGNEVVEKVIAAGFCVSPVPGPSALAALLSVAGVNTQEFLFKGFPPHKKGRETFFRAIAQSKVPVVYYESPYRVVKNLELLASLASERNVIIGRELTKMFEEIQRGSVGEVLEYYQKNPGKVKGEFVVMVM, encoded by the coding sequence ATGAAGAATATGGATAATTTTGAAGAAGAAATTCAAATCGACACGGAAGAAAAATCCGAAACTGGAATGCTCTTTGTCGTGGCGACGCCGATTGGGAATATGGAAGATATTACGCTCCGCGCGCTTCGCATTTTGAATGAATGCGATTTGATAATTTGTGAAGACACGCGAGTCGCCAAGAAGCTTTTCTTTAGACACAATGTGTCAAAGCCACTCCTTGCTATTCCGCAGCGAGCAGCAGATGAGAAAATTCGTCGTGTGCTTGATGTTCTTCGAACTGGAAAGAATGTGGCGCTGACGACTGATGCTGGCACACCGGGTGTTTCCGATCCGGGGAACGAGGTCGTGGAAAAGGTGATTGCGGCGGGCTTCTGCGTTTCACCTGTACCGGGTCCGTCGGCGCTTGCAGCGCTTCTCTCGGTCGCTGGAGTGAATACGCAGGAATTTCTCTTCAAAGGATTTCCACCACACAAGAAGGGAAGAGAAACATTTTTTCGTGCTATTGCTCAGTCAAAAGTTCCGGTCGTCTACTACGAATCGCCCTATCGCGTTGTCAAAAATTTGGAACTCCTTGCATCGCTTGCATCAGAAAGAAATGTGATTATCGGACGCGAGCTTACCAAGATGTTTGAGGAAATTCAAAGAGGAAGTGTTGGAGAAGTGCTAGAATATTACCAAAAGAATCCAGGAAAAGTGAAGGGAGAGTTTGTGGTGATGGTGATGTAG
- a CDS encoding methionine--tRNA ligase, with product MSRFYITTAIDYVNAKPHVGHALEKVLTDTMARFHRACGEEVYFLTGSDENSLKNVQGAEKAGKPVGEFVAENAESFRDLGKLLNLSFDDFIRTTEKRHFDGAQKLWRSFKAEDVYTKKYSGLYCVGCEEFKLPKDLIDGKCPDHQKEPELVEEENYFFRLSAYADILKQKIESGELHIVPDFRRNEVLSFISMGLEDFSISRSVSRAKDWGVPVPGDPSQIMYVWVDALSNYITALDYASGGVLYEKFWASDGERAHVIGKGILRFHAVYWPAMLLSANLPIPTTIYAHEYLTVDGQKMSKSLGNIIDPVDLVAKYGIDGARYLLLSTLPFSNDGDVSWEKLTEKYNADLANGLGNLVSRVLKLGEKLEDGSWKMEGSNEGFPDEFGKLLESYHLSEGLEYIWSIVRESNKYIEKEKPWELAKTNLEKFALVMQKLLRDLERIATLLAPFLPETSENIQSMLANRKGGILFQRI from the coding sequence ATGTCAAGATTCTATATTACTACCGCTATCGATTACGTGAATGCGAAGCCACATGTGGGGCATGCGCTCGAGAAGGTGCTTACGGATACAATGGCGCGGTTTCATCGCGCGTGTGGGGAAGAGGTTTACTTTCTTACTGGATCTGACGAGAATAGTTTGAAGAATGTGCAGGGAGCAGAGAAAGCGGGGAAGCCAGTTGGAGAATTTGTCGCAGAGAATGCGGAGTCGTTCCGCGATTTGGGAAAGCTCCTGAATCTCTCCTTTGATGATTTCATTCGAACAACCGAGAAGCGACACTTCGATGGAGCGCAGAAACTCTGGCGTTCATTCAAGGCTGAAGACGTGTATACCAAAAAGTATTCCGGACTCTACTGTGTCGGGTGTGAAGAATTCAAATTGCCGAAAGATTTGATTGATGGGAAATGCCCGGATCACCAAAAAGAACCGGAACTTGTGGAGGAAGAAAACTACTTTTTTCGACTTTCAGCGTATGCTGATATTTTGAAGCAAAAAATAGAGAGCGGCGAGTTACACATTGTGCCGGACTTTCGGAGGAATGAAGTGTTGTCGTTTATTTCGATGGGACTGGAGGACTTTTCCATCTCGCGATCGGTCTCGCGCGCGAAGGATTGGGGTGTGCCGGTGCCGGGAGATCCTTCGCAAATCATGTATGTGTGGGTTGATGCTTTGTCAAACTATATTACGGCTCTTGATTATGCAAGTGGCGGCGTACTCTATGAAAAGTTCTGGGCGAGCGATGGTGAGCGTGCTCATGTGATTGGGAAGGGGATACTGCGATTTCATGCGGTGTATTGGCCGGCAATGCTACTTTCAGCCAATCTTCCAATTCCGACAACGATTTATGCGCATGAATATCTCACTGTGGATGGACAGAAGATGTCGAAGTCGCTCGGGAATATTATTGATCCGGTGGACTTGGTTGCGAAGTATGGCATTGATGGTGCAAGGTATCTTCTTCTCTCAACACTCCCATTCTCCAATGACGGCGATGTGTCATGGGAAAAACTCACTGAGAAATACAACGCCGATCTGGCGAACGGGTTGGGGAATTTAGTGTCGCGTGTTTTGAAATTAGGAGAAAAATTGGAAGATGGAAGCTGGAAGATGGAAGGAAGTAATGAAGGATTTCCAGATGAGTTTGGGAAGTTGCTTGAGAGTTATCATCTAAGTGAGGGATTGGAATATATTTGGAGCATTGTGCGCGAGAGCAATAAATATATTGAGAAAGAGAAGCCATGGGAACTTGCCAAGACGAATCTAGAAAAGTTTGCATTGGTGATGCAGAAGCTCTTGAGAGATTTGGAGCGTATTGCGACTCTCCTTGCGCCATTCCTTCCGGAGACTTCAGAGAATATTCAATCAATGCTTGCTAATCGGAAAGGTGGAATTCTCTTTCAGCGAATCTGA
- a CDS encoding TatD family hydrolase has translation MIDTHAHIHDEMFDVDREEMLLRAFDSGVKRIITIGTSISESEDALAAAKKYDNIFATVAVHPEEYSKLPDEETRNLWMKCLGKLAMDSKVVAIGECGLDYHAFNTVAVTEKQKESQKIGFRDHLELAKRIGKPVVIHARESYRDVLEIAREYVGDIPFVVLHCYQGNTEVTEEFLNLDERVLFSFAGNITYPVKKSLVGTKGDILESIRLIPIERMLTETDCPYLAPQAYRGTRNEPAYVMEVARKIAEVKKVSFKEVERATEENTNRCFPRKFAS, from the coding sequence ATGATTGATACGCATGCGCATATTCATGATGAGATGTTTGATGTCGATCGAGAAGAGATGCTCCTTCGAGCGTTTGACAGCGGCGTGAAACGAATTATCACGATTGGTACCAGTATTTCGGAAAGCGAAGATGCTCTTGCTGCGGCGAAAAAGTACGACAATATTTTCGCAACGGTTGCGGTTCATCCAGAGGAATATTCTAAGCTTCCTGATGAAGAAACGAGGAATTTGTGGATGAAGTGTCTTGGAAAATTGGCGATGGATTCGAAAGTGGTGGCAATCGGGGAATGCGGTCTCGATTATCATGCGTTTAACACTGTTGCGGTGACGGAGAAACAAAAGGAAAGTCAGAAAATCGGATTTCGTGATCATCTCGAGCTTGCAAAGCGCATTGGGAAGCCAGTCGTTATTCATGCGCGCGAGTCGTATAGGGACGTACTTGAAATCGCGCGCGAGTATGTCGGCGATATTCCTTTTGTCGTGCTTCACTGTTATCAAGGCAATACTGAGGTGACAGAAGAGTTTCTCAATCTTGACGAACGCGTTTTGTTTTCCTTTGCGGGGAATATTACGTATCCGGTGAAAAAGTCACTTGTAGGGACGAAAGGCGATATTCTCGAGAGCATACGACTCATACCAATTGAGCGAATGCTCACTGAAACCGATTGCCCGTATCTCGCGCCACAAGCATATCGCGGAACTCGGAATGAACCAGCGTATGTTATGGAAGTTGCTCGAAAGATTGCGGAAGTAAAAAAAGTTTCTTTTAAAGAAGTCGAGCGCGCGACGGAAGAGAATACGAATCGATGTTTTCCAAGAAAGTTTGCCAGTTAG
- a CDS encoding transcriptional repressor, with amino-acid sequence MLSVLVSASKPVSVFEILDILSRKKRVFNKTTLYREMEVLKKEGYVKEVFFRNDTALYELVGEHHHHLVCTSCGDVRDVHLEESLECEERKLERREHFIILDHSLEFFGKCKECQ; translated from the coding sequence ATTCTTTCTGTGCTCGTAAGCGCTTCGAAACCGGTTTCGGTATTTGAAATTCTTGATATACTTTCCAGAAAAAAGAGGGTGTTCAATAAGACGACGCTCTATCGCGAGATGGAAGTTCTGAAAAAAGAAGGGTATGTGAAAGAAGTTTTCTTTCGAAACGATACGGCGCTTTACGAGCTTGTTGGGGAACATCACCATCATCTTGTTTGCACCTCATGTGGTGACGTTCGAGATGTACACCTTGAAGAATCTCTCGAGTGTGAAGAAAGAAAATTGGAACGTCGTGAACATTTTATCATTCTCGATCATTCACTTGAATTTTTTGGCAAGTGTAAGGAGTGTCAGTAA
- a CDS encoding zinc ABC transporter substrate-binding protein, with amino-acid sequence MKKLVYFFVLAIFVCGGAYAVFWNLGKESSSTLHQPGKLQVVASFYPLYFFSQQIGGDKASVTNIVPAGAEPHDYEPTAQDMARMEKSGLIILNGSGLESWGDSIGKNINTAKTIIVVTGEGLTTREMTREDQLTTDPHVWLDPVFAGKMVENITRGFEAADQENAIYFRENANQLLEKLKDVDIAYRSGLQKCAEKNIITSHDAFGYLAAEYGFNQVSIAGLSPDAEPSPSQLADTVQFAKVNNVRYIFFESLASPKLSQTIATEVGAQTLVLNPIEGLSDDEISKGKDYFSVMYDNLKNLQTALQCTQ; translated from the coding sequence ATGAAAAAGCTGGTATATTTTTTTGTTCTCGCGATCTTTGTTTGTGGAGGCGCATATGCTGTATTTTGGAACTTGGGGAAGGAGTCGTCGTCTACTCTTCATCAGCCAGGGAAGCTTCAAGTCGTGGCGAGTTTCTACCCGTTGTATTTTTTCTCTCAGCAAATTGGTGGCGACAAGGCGAGTGTGACGAATATTGTGCCAGCGGGAGCGGAGCCACATGATTATGAACCGACTGCGCAAGATATGGCACGGATGGAAAAGAGTGGACTCATCATTTTAAACGGAAGCGGACTTGAATCATGGGGCGATAGTATTGGAAAAAATATCAATACAGCCAAGACTATTATTGTTGTTACAGGAGAAGGCTTGACGACGCGAGAGATGACGCGAGAGGACCAGCTTACGACAGATCCGCATGTGTGGCTTGACCCGGTGTTCGCTGGGAAAATGGTAGAGAATATTACTCGCGGGTTCGAGGCTGCTGATCAGGAAAATGCGATCTATTTTCGTGAAAACGCCAACCAACTCCTCGAGAAATTGAAAGATGTGGATATCGCGTATCGAAGTGGTCTTCAAAAGTGTGCGGAGAAAAATATTATCACATCTCATGATGCATTTGGCTATCTTGCAGCGGAGTATGGATTCAATCAGGTGTCGATCGCAGGTTTGTCGCCCGATGCCGAACCATCGCCCTCGCAGCTTGCCGACACTGTACAATTCGCCAAAGTGAACAATGTCAGGTATATTTTCTTTGAGAGCCTCGCGAGTCCAAAGCTTTCGCAAACAATCGCGACTGAAGTCGGCGCGCAGACGCTCGTGCTCAATCCGATTGAGGGGTTGAGCGATGATGAGATATCAAAAGGCAAAGATTATTTCTCGGTTATGTATGATAACCTCAAAAATTTGCAAACAGCACTGCAATGTACTCAATAG
- a CDS encoding metal ABC transporter ATP-binding protein — protein sequence MYSIDHADNIFEVENISFSYDGKENVLQGITLAIHRGDYVGLVGPNGAGKTTLLKIMLHLLSAESGTVRLFGKDIHEFSEWNKVGYVPQTAVRFDVHFPASVYEVVLMGRYKNRRLFQQMNASDREAVQEALSKVGMLEYQDRLIGDLSGGQQQRVFIARALVNQPEILFLDEPTTGVDKKTQESFYTLLKRLNSEFGITLVLVSHDIDRITQEVMHIACIDRSLIRYLSPEEYRAESASADIFERDIKVEPHRHHYA from the coding sequence ATGTACTCAATAGATCACGCGGACAACATTTTTGAAGTTGAGAACATTTCTTTCTCGTATGACGGGAAAGAAAATGTTCTTCAGGGTATCACGCTCGCGATTCATCGTGGGGATTATGTCGGGCTCGTGGGTCCCAATGGTGCCGGGAAGACGACACTTCTCAAAATCATGCTTCATCTCCTCTCTGCGGAGAGTGGCACGGTGCGACTTTTTGGGAAAGATATTCATGAATTCTCAGAGTGGAACAAAGTTGGGTATGTGCCACAGACGGCGGTGCGTTTCGATGTGCATTTTCCTGCGAGTGTGTACGAAGTGGTATTGATGGGTCGATACAAGAATCGGCGGCTTTTTCAGCAAATGAATGCATCCGATCGCGAGGCAGTGCAGGAGGCGCTTTCCAAAGTGGGTATGCTGGAATATCAAGATCGGCTTATTGGGGATCTCTCTGGCGGGCAACAGCAGAGAGTCTTCATTGCTCGCGCGCTCGTGAATCAGCCGGAAATACTCTTCCTTGATGAGCCAACGACCGGCGTCGACAAGAAGACGCAAGAGAGTTTCTATACATTGCTCAAGAGGCTCAATAGCGAATTTGGCATCACGCTCGTGCTTGTGTCTCACGATATCGATCGCATCACGCAGGAGGTGATGCATATTGCCTGCATCGACCGATCACTTATTCGGTATCTCTCACCCGAAGAGTATCGTGCAGAAAGTGCATCGGCAGACATCTTTGAACGTGATATCAAGGTAGAGCCACATCGCCATCACTACGCCTGA
- a CDS encoding metal ABC transporter permease, translated as MIENIFQYSFILRGLEAGIIVACVAPLIGTFLVLRRYSLIADTLSHVSLAGIALGLLLKVNPLLMALGATTVASLGIERLRNSKRVYGESALALFLSGSLALAVVLLSLANGFNSSLFNYLFGSIVTVTENDVLVIGVVSAFVIIVLFALFKPLLYVTFDEEAAQVSGMPTRFLNLTLILLTALTVSVAIPIVGVLLIAALMVIPVIAALQWKRGFTGTIIIAEIISILSVLTGIIASFYLNLATGGTIVLIMLFAFIISLFVNRQ; from the coding sequence ATGATAGAAAATATCTTCCAATATAGCTTTATCCTCCGCGGTCTCGAAGCGGGCATTATCGTCGCTTGTGTTGCGCCGCTTATTGGTACATTTCTCGTATTGCGACGATATTCTCTGATTGCCGATACGCTGTCTCATGTGTCCCTTGCGGGTATTGCTCTCGGACTGCTTCTGAAGGTGAATCCGCTTTTGATGGCGCTTGGTGCGACGACAGTGGCGTCACTTGGTATTGAGCGTTTGCGAAATTCGAAACGAGTCTATGGTGAGTCGGCGCTTGCTCTCTTTCTCTCGGGAAGTCTTGCCTTAGCAGTCGTGCTTCTGAGTCTTGCAAATGGCTTCAACTCGAGTCTTTTTAACTATCTCTTTGGGAGCATTGTGACCGTGACAGAGAATGATGTGCTTGTCATCGGTGTCGTCTCAGCATTTGTTATTATTGTATTGTTCGCGCTCTTCAAACCATTGCTCTATGTCACCTTCGATGAAGAAGCGGCACAAGTGAGTGGTATGCCGACGCGATTCCTCAATCTCACACTCATATTGCTCACGGCACTCACCGTTTCTGTGGCTATTCCTATTGTGGGCGTGCTCCTCATTGCGGCGCTCATGGTGATTCCGGTCATTGCGGCACTGCAGTGGAAGCGGGGATTTACGGGGACAATCATTATTGCAGAAATTATATCGATACTCTCAGTACTTACGGGTATCATTGCCTCGTTTTATCTCAATCTCGCAACGGGAGGGACTATCGTGCTCATTATGCTCTTTGCGTTTATCATTTCTTTGTTTGTCAATAGGCAGTAG
- a CDS encoding anaerobic ribonucleoside-triphosphate reductase activating protein produces MESYRVEYRNLRRRNTSKLQAHRIMYIAGYQPLTLLDYPGKLAATVFTLGCVLRCPFCHNPELIEPSKEYLAKTGGDKTDEFLNFLKKRGGKLDGICITGGEPTLHADLLDFIRKIKNMGFLVKLDTNGVFPNIVRKIAETKLVDFWAMDIKHTPEKYPLASGNTDIDISRFQESVRIIMESGADYEFRTTVVPGIHTEDDFQEIGKWIRGARHFALQEFRDIKLYDPTLAKSARNKSVDLNSARARLLPFIEHVDIRR; encoded by the coding sequence ATGGAGTCATACCGTGTCGAGTATCGGAATTTGCGACGAAGAAATACGTCAAAATTGCAAGCCCATCGCATTATGTATATCGCCGGCTACCAACCACTCACACTCCTCGACTACCCCGGCAAACTCGCCGCGACGGTGTTTACGCTCGGCTGTGTCTTGCGATGCCCTTTCTGCCACAACCCCGAGCTCATAGAGCCGAGCAAAGAGTACCTTGCGAAAACGGGTGGCGACAAGACCGATGAATTTCTGAATTTTCTCAAGAAACGAGGAGGCAAACTCGACGGTATCTGTATCACGGGTGGCGAACCGACACTCCACGCTGATCTTCTCGATTTCATTCGAAAGATAAAAAATATGGGCTTTTTGGTGAAGCTCGACACCAATGGTGTTTTCCCGAATATTGTCCGGAAAATCGCCGAGACCAAGCTCGTAGACTTTTGGGCGATGGATATCAAACACACGCCGGAGAAATATCCACTCGCCTCCGGCAATACCGATATCGATATCAGTCGCTTCCAAGAGAGCGTTCGCATTATCATGGAGAGTGGCGCCGACTATGAATTCCGCACCACGGTCGTTCCGGGCATACACACCGAAGATGACTTCCAAGAAATCGGCAAATGGATTCGCGGTGCACGACACTTCGCGCTCCAGGAATTCCGAGATATAAAACTCTACGATCCGACACTTGCAAAAAGCGCACGAAACAAATCTGTAGACCTCAATAGTGCCCGAGCCAGACTCCTCCCCTTCATTGAACACGTCGATATTCGTCGATGA